The Opitutus sp. ER46 genome has a window encoding:
- a CDS encoding type II secretion system protein yields MKNAALPIHPARPGRRRLRRQQAFTMFEVLLVVIALGLLAALIVPTIERFIDATGDTAKTHNAKILNQYVETLYNAGAETNWADGAAAITALTAGVSLPPTVPGGQTQIVKLTQAVNAEAYTYTAGTPTSPPSFSPLLGRRNVRP; encoded by the coding sequence ATGAAGAATGCAGCTCTCCCGATTCATCCCGCGCGGCCCGGTCGCCGCCGGCTCCGCCGCCAGCAGGCGTTCACCATGTTCGAGGTCCTCCTGGTCGTCATCGCCCTCGGCCTGCTCGCCGCCCTGATCGTGCCGACGATCGAACGCTTCATCGATGCGACCGGCGACACCGCCAAGACCCACAATGCCAAGATTCTGAACCAGTACGTCGAGACGCTGTACAACGCCGGCGCGGAAACGAATTGGGCCGACGGCGCAGCCGCGATCACCGCGCTGACCGCCGGGGTTTCGCTGCCTCCGACTGTGCCCGGCGGGCAGACCCAGATTGTGAAGCTCACCCAGGCCGTGAACGCGGAAGCCTATACTTACACCGCCGGCACCCCGACCTCGCCGCCCAGCTTCTCCCCGCTGCTCGGTCGGCGCAACGTGAGGCCGTAG
- a CDS encoding type II secretion system protein, translating to MNTRGPGAAFTLLEILIVVTMLGLLGTMVVGGFRNVVPAARETAAVNKARVVNAARITYALTVPAAATEWDAALSDAQRCTLLIEAGALTGAPADWLAATGGYSLALTGGLRARTVLRNKAGATLAYTD from the coding sequence ATGAATACCCGGGGCCCCGGCGCGGCGTTCACGCTCCTCGAGATCCTGATCGTGGTCACCATGCTTGGGCTCCTGGGCACCATGGTGGTGGGCGGTTTTCGCAACGTGGTGCCCGCCGCGCGTGAGACGGCTGCGGTCAACAAGGCCCGCGTCGTCAACGCCGCCCGGATCACCTATGCATTGACCGTCCCCGCCGCGGCGACCGAATGGGACGCCGCGCTGTCCGACGCCCAGCGCTGCACGCTGCTGATCGAAGCCGGCGCACTCACGGGTGCACCGGCGGACTGGCTCGCCGCCACGGGAGGTTACTCGCTGGCGCTCACCGGCGGGCTGCGCGCCCGGACGGTTCTCCGCAACAAGGCCGGCGCCACGCTCGCCTACACCGACTGA
- a CDS encoding FKBP-type peptidyl-prolyl cis-trans isomerase, translating to MKRALLAVGLLLALFAGAYVWFARQEPPAPVTTPAPTVDAKAAEREALFGAEALAPEVQWRESGLGYRIVAEGTGPKPGIGSPVRLRYVGRLKDGTIFDRAETPSEFQIGATIRGLSNGLQLLAAGGKATFFIPPSQGYGHAKVMGIPPDSGLIFEVEVVEVGAR from the coding sequence TCCTCGCCCTCTTCGCCGGCGCCTACGTCTGGTTCGCGCGGCAGGAGCCCCCCGCGCCGGTGACGACGCCCGCGCCAACGGTGGACGCGAAGGCGGCCGAGCGGGAGGCGCTTTTCGGCGCGGAGGCATTGGCGCCGGAGGTGCAGTGGCGGGAGAGCGGCCTCGGTTACCGCATCGTCGCCGAAGGCACCGGACCGAAGCCCGGGATCGGCAGCCCGGTGCGCCTGCGGTACGTCGGCCGCCTGAAGGACGGCACGATTTTCGACCGCGCCGAGACGCCGAGCGAGTTTCAGATTGGCGCGACGATTCGCGGCCTCTCGAACGGCCTGCAGCTGCTGGCGGCAGGTGGCAAGGCGACCTTCTTCATTCCGCCGTCGCAGGGCTACGGCCACGCGAAGGTGATGGGCATCCCGCCTGACTCCGGGCTGATTTTTGAAGTGGAAGTCGTCGAGGTCGGCGCCCGCTGA